Proteins from a genomic interval of Marmota flaviventris isolate mMarFla1 chromosome 8, mMarFla1.hap1, whole genome shotgun sequence:
- the LOC114078932 gene encoding uncharacterized protein NECTIN3-AS1-like — MKKRKKKEKMKAQCPPGLPTPLAPPQREEDETTDKTPALHSAQDDSVFHHEDRVQRQQDKSPCVMDLECQIQPCELSVAQEPGPPSPAVTSLASPPPCFGRFLSCVCQTFSKSRKRKLCRRKSSNQDETGGDAKVPRPGRLSDLGQDKV; from the exons atgaaaaagagaaagaagaaggagaaaatgaaggcCCAGTGCCCCCCGGGTCTTCCAACACCTTTGGCACCACCACAAAGAGAAGAAGATGAAACTACAGATAAAACACCAGCCCTACACAGTGCCCAAGATGATTCTGTCTTTCACCATGAG GACAGGGTACAGAGACAGCAGGACAAGAGTCCCTGTGTGATGGATCTGGAATGTCAGATCCAGCCCTGTGAgctctcagtggctcaggagcctgggcCACCTTCACCTGCAGTGACATCCTTGGCATCACCACCACCCTGCTTTGGTCGTTTCCTAAGCTGTGTCTGTCAGACCTTCTCAAAATCTAGGAAAAGGAAACTTTGCAGAAGAAAGAGCAGCAACCAAGATGAAACAGGAGGTGATGCTAAAGTTCCAAGACCTGGTCGGCTAAGTGACCTGGGCCAAGACAAAGTGTAA